The sequence GAAAAGGGCAAAGTCACCTACGAACGCCCGAAAGACAAAGTAGTCGACGAGGAAGAAGAGTCGGAGTAGAAACCTTCCCAAACGGGCAGTTTAAACTGCCCGTTTGGGAAAATAACCCCTTAAGGGACTCCTTACTTGAATAACCCGATTGGATCTGGCTCTTTAGCCAGTAACTCCTGAATGTAGCCCAGATCGATCGAGGCGAGATCGAGCTTGTAGGCTTTGTGCAGATACGCCCAGGCATTGCGATACTCGGCCCGATGGTAACTGATCTGCGACAGGCGGGCAAAGGCTGTGGCGTGCGATGGGTTCAGGAAAATGGCTTTCTGAAGATGATCACGTGCCTCTGTGAGGCTGGTTGTGTCGTGCTTGGCCTGGTAGTATTCCAGTTCGACGGTAGCCAGATCGGTTAGCAGCACGGCGTTGGTATCGGCCAGAGCCGCGCCGCGTTTCAGCATGTTGATGGCATCGGAAAGCTGATTACGCTGGTAACAAACTACGCCTAAGCCCCAGAACGCATCGCCATTTTTGTCGTTAAGCAGATTGGCCAGATTGAACCGGTAAGCGGCCGTATCCAGTTGTGCTTCGCTGACATACTCCCAGCCCCGCGCTGCAAAAAACTGACTCGCCTCTTCGCGCGAGGTGAAGTTCTGATCGCATTCGTTCAGGAATCGGATCTCGTCCTCAATTTGCTGAGCCGACTTCGAGCGTTCGCCAAACAGGGGCAAAATTCGGGCGTCGACCTCACGGACGATGGTGGCTTCCTGCTTAGGCGTAGCAACGGGTTGTGCCAGATGAGCCACCGCCGACTCGGCAACCGGCGGCGTTTTCGTCGCCGAGCCAGCTGGTTTTGTTGCCGAGCGGGGCACTTTCACCATCACCGGGGTACGTGCCTGTGCGTGGGCTAGCGCAGGTAACAGCAGCCAACCCCACATGAGAACCTGCGAGAGGCCCCCAGCGGTTTTGGATGGTCCGTTATGAGGATAAGCCTTGTGATGCATAGCTATCGTAGAACGATAGGACAACCAAGTTAGTACGTAGTTACCGATTATCGTCGGCCCGATCGGGGTTTTTTGCCGCCCCGATTGGCTGAGGCTGAGCGACTTGCTGATTTGGGCCCGCCGCTCGTTGATCGTTTTTTTAATCCGCTGCCAGCCCCACTCGTCGAGCCTGATTTGGCTCTGGTAGCCCCCCCGCGACCAACCACTGGGCGTTTGGTGGCCCGCGCCGCCAATGGGTTCTTTTTTTCGTGAAAAGCTCCCTGAAACGTGGGGTCCTCTTTGCGCCGTTGCTCGTCGATTTCGCGGAGCATATCCTGCTTTTCGTCGAAAGGCGTTTCGGTTTGCTCGACCTCATTTGGAATGGGCCGCCGCGGAATGGTCATCCGAATGATCTTCTCGATTTTGGCCACGTGGTATTCCTCGGCCATTGTCACGAAGGTAATGGCCTCCCCAGTATGGTTGGCCCGGCCCGTGCGCCCGATGCGGTGCACGTAGTCTTCGTAGATCAGCGGTACGTCGAAGTTGATCACGTGCGAGACCTCGGCCACGTCAATACCGCGCGCCGCTACGTCGGTGGCTACCAGCACCCGCACATTCCCTTCTTTGAACGCTTCCATCGAATTGATGCGCGTGTTCTGGCCCTTGTTGGCGTGGATAACGCGCACGTTACCAGCTTCTATCACTTTCCGGGCCAGAAACTTGTAGACGTTTTCGGCGTTGGTTTTGGTGCGGGTAAACACGATCACGCGCTGAAACGATTCCTGCAAAATGAGGTAGTTGAGCAGGTTTATTTTCGTTCGGAAGTTGGGTACGTCGTAGATGACCTGCTCCACCATCTGGGCCGTGGAGGCCTGCGGGGTAACTTCGATGCGGACCGGTGCCTCCAGAAACTCCGACGAAAGGCGCTCAACCTTATCGGGGAAGGTGGCCGAGAAGAGCAGGTTCTGCCGTTTGCGCGGAATGACCTCCAGAATGGCTCGAATCTGTGGCATGAAGCCCATGTCCATCATCTTATCGGCTTCGTCGAGCACCATTACTTTCAGGTCTTTAGTCACGATCTCGCCCAGCCGGTAGAGGTCGTTGAACCGCCCTGGCGTGGCTACGATGATATCTACACCGGCTTGCAGGCGCTCGATCTGGGTTTTGGGGCCTAAGCCGCCGTAAATTGCTACGTGCCGGATGTCGGTATGCACGGCCAACTGCCCGATGGCCTCGTTAATCTGCATCACCAGTTCGCGGGTAGGGGCTAGGATCAGCGCACGCGGTGCCGTTCCCTGCGCGAATTTGATGCGCATCAGCAGCGGTAGCACGTAGGCGGCTGTTTTGCCGGTACCGGTCTGGGCAATCCCCAGCACGTCGTGGTTTCCCAATACAACCGGAATGGCCTTTTGCTGAATGGGCGTGGGTTCGGTATACCCCGCGTCGGCGACCGCGTTGAGCAGCTGCCGATTCAGCGCAAAGTCCTCAAATGAAGTGATTTCCATTTCACAAAGGTACGAAGGCTTGGCCACACCGGGCTTTGCCCGGTGCAAGTAGCTGCTTCGCCGAGGCGAGCGCTTATCGCGTACACAACCATTTGTCTGGAGACGTTGTAGCTTACTCAGCGGAATATCCTGTATAAAGAATAAAACATGAACACGAGTCATTGATTGCTCAATAAGCGCTCGCCTCAACGAAGCAGCTACTTGCACCGGGCAAAGCCCGGTATGACCTTTGCCGAATGCTCACCCCGTTTACGCTGACTCCACTCACACCAACGTTGTTCCTCCACCAGATCGAGTTGGGTACGTATGCGCATTGGCTGGCGCAGGGGCACGACCCGACGTTCTTCTTCCAAAACCTGACTGATCAGATGGCCCGACAGGGACAGCGGGTTGTGCACGTATGGAGCGATGTAGTGAAGCAGAAACCGATCATCGTTGCCTCGCGGTTAGCGGCGCTACGGGGCGAGTCGATTCGGGTGCCGGGGCGACTTACCCAGGTACGTCGGATTGACAAGGCAACGGCGATGGCCTTTCTAGCGGAGCACCATTTGCAGGTGCCGCTGCCGGGCAAAGTGCGGTATGGCCTTTTTCTGCCCGAACGTTATTATCGGGTACTGCCTACCCCGCCCCCGGCTCCTCCCCTTAACGAAGGGGAGGGGGCAAGACTTCCGCTGTCCACAGAGGGTTCTACAGGAATGCTCCCCTCCCCTTCGTTAAGGGGAGGAGCCGGGGGTGGGGGCAACAATGAGCTTCTCCTGGCGGTGGCGACCTTTGCGCAGCCCCGGCAGATGAAGCAGGATACGCAGCCTTATCGTTCGGCAGAGTTGCTACGGTTTGCCAACCGGGTGGGCTTCACGGTGGTGGGCGGGCTGGATAAATTGCTGACAACGTACCTGCGCAACCATCCCGCCGATGACCTGATGACGTATGCCGACCGCGACTGGTCAGACGGAGCCAGTTATCGCAAAGTGGGGTTCGAGGCCATCAGCGATACACCACCGCAACGGTTCTGGGTTCGCCCCGATGAACTCATCCGCTATTCCGACACGACGTTACCCACTGGCGTTGAGGTAACCAATGCCCACTTACTGGGATACCTACCTGTTTTCAACGCTGGGAGTCGTAAGTTTGTGAGACGTGTAGTCTAGCGAATTTTCGTGGCTACCGAGACAACAACGTACTCATGACCCGACCCATACCCTTTTCCGAATTTGTCAAAGGATTTCTGCGGCTGGTACGGGTGCAGAATCTGCTGATTGTGGTCGGGACGCAGTATCTGGCGCGTGTAGCCCTGATCGGCCCGCGAAGCGACTGGCCGCGCATTTTGCTTGAACCTCAGCTATTTATCTTGACACTATCGACCGTCTGCATTGCGGCGGCGGGCTATATCATCAACGATTACTTCGACGTCAAGATCGACATCATCAATAAGCCGGAGCGAGTCGTGATCGGGCGGTACCTCAAACGCCGCTGGGCCATCACGCTGCATCAGGTGCTGAACGTCGTGGGTTGCTTGCTGGGCCTGTTGCTAAGCCGCTGGGTATTTGTGGTCGACGTACTGTCGGTGTCGCTGCTGTGGTTTTACTCGGCCAACCTCAAGCGGCAGCCGTTCATCGGCAACCTCGTTGTGGCCTTCCTGACGGCCCTATCACTTATCGTGCTGGCAGTCTATTACCGGCAACGTGTCGACTTGCTGATGGTCTACGCCTCGTTCTCGTTTATCGTAACGTTGGTGCGTGAGATCATAAAGGATATGGAAGATATTCGGGGTGATGCCCGCTACGGCTGCCGCACGTTGCCGATCATCTGGGGCCTGCGCCGGACTAAGTACCTACTTTATATTATTATCGCGTCGTTTATCATGACGCTTTTCCTGATGGCCGACTCGCTCAACAACCCGCGCCTCGGCTGGATCTTCATGCTGCTGCTGATTCCGGTGGCCTGGCTGGTATACCGCCTCGTCATGGCCGACACCCGGCGCAACTTCGCTTACCTCAGCAACCTGTGTAAGCTCATCATGATGATGGGCGTGCTGAGCATGGTCTGGGCCTGACTAACGGCACCGGCCACCATCTAGCCCGTCGACCAGATCGCGCATGTCGGTAATCAGGCTTTGCAGGCGCTCGGGTCCAATAATGCTGCTGAAGTGGTCATTGGCTTCTTCCATGCATTCTGAAACGGCAAAGAGCAGCGCAAATCCACGTTCACTCAAAAAAATACGGCTGGCGCGGGAGTCCTGCTCGTCGCGTTTGGTAAAGATGTACCCTTCGCGTTCCAGCAGATTGACCACCTTGCTCATCATCTGCTTGGTGACGTCGGCTTTGCGGGCGAGTTCGTTATTGGTAATGCCGTTTTCCTCAATGTTCGCAATCAGACGCAGGTAGCTGAGCTTGAAATCGGCAAAGCCACGCTGGTGCAGGCGGGGTTCCATAAACTCATCCACAAACCGCTTGAAACGCCACGCCAATCGTCCCAGCGAACGGCTGCGAATGTCCCGCATTCGGGCGTAATCA comes from Fibrella aestuarina BUZ 2 and encodes:
- a CDS encoding DEAD/DEAH box helicase, producing the protein MEITSFEDFALNRQLLNAVADAGYTEPTPIQQKAIPVVLGNHDVLGIAQTGTGKTAAYVLPLLMRIKFAQGTAPRALILAPTRELVMQINEAIGQLAVHTDIRHVAIYGGLGPKTQIERLQAGVDIIVATPGRFNDLYRLGEIVTKDLKVMVLDEADKMMDMGFMPQIRAILEVIPRKRQNLLFSATFPDKVERLSSEFLEAPVRIEVTPQASTAQMVEQVIYDVPNFRTKINLLNYLILQESFQRVIVFTRTKTNAENVYKFLARKVIEAGNVRVIHANKGQNTRINSMEAFKEGNVRVLVATDVAARGIDVAEVSHVINFDVPLIYEDYVHRIGRTGRANHTGEAITFVTMAEEYHVAKIEKIIRMTIPRRPIPNEVEQTETPFDEKQDMLREIDEQRRKEDPTFQGAFHEKKNPLAARATKRPVVGRGGATRAKSGSTSGAGSGLKKRSTSGGPKSASRSASANRGGKKPRSGRR
- a CDS encoding MarR family winged helix-turn-helix transcriptional regulator gives rise to the protein MRDIRSRSLGRLAWRFKRFVDEFMEPRLHQRGFADFKLSYLRLIANIEENGITNNELARKADVTKQMMSKVVNLLEREGYIFTKRDEQDSRASRIFLSERGFALLFAVSECMEEANDHFSSIIGPERLQSLITDMRDLVDGLDGGRCR
- a CDS encoding tetratricopeptide repeat protein, with product MWGWLLLPALAHAQARTPVMVKVPRSATKPAGSATKTPPVAESAVAHLAQPVATPKQEATIVREVDARILPLFGERSKSAQQIEDEIRFLNECDQNFTSREEASQFFAARGWEYVSEAQLDTAAYRFNLANLLNDKNGDAFWGLGVVCYQRNQLSDAINMLKRGAALADTNAVLLTDLATVELEYYQAKHDTTSLTEARDHLQKAIFLNPSHATAFARLSQISYHRAEYRNAWAYLHKAYKLDLASIDLGYIQELLAKEPDPIGLFK
- a CDS encoding geranylgeranylglycerol-phosphate geranylgeranyltransferase, with product MTRPIPFSEFVKGFLRLVRVQNLLIVVGTQYLARVALIGPRSDWPRILLEPQLFILTLSTVCIAAAGYIINDYFDVKIDIINKPERVVIGRYLKRRWAITLHQVLNVVGCLLGLLLSRWVFVVDVLSVSLLWFYSANLKRQPFIGNLVVAFLTALSLIVLAVYYRQRVDLLMVYASFSFIVTLVREIIKDMEDIRGDARYGCRTLPIIWGLRRTKYLLYIIIASFIMTLFLMADSLNNPRLGWIFMLLLIPVAWLVYRLVMADTRRNFAYLSNLCKLIMMMGVLSMVWA